The Caulobacter sp. FWC26 genome contains a region encoding:
- a CDS encoding glycosyltransferase family 4 protein, protein MRIAQVSPLYEAVPPRLYGGTERVVAHLSDALVELGHDVTLFASAEARTRARLAPVRDQALRLDPAPLKSDLAAHMSMLWEVRRRAHEFDLIHFHTDMIQFGMFADMPEKTITTLHGRLDLKDLAGVYQRFSQFGVVSISDAQRTPLPDANWLGTVLHGMHIEDEVLPAAAGGYLAFLGRISPEKGPDRAIDIARRVGMPIKLAAKVDDADRAYFHQVIEPLLSDPLVEFVGEIGDRDKAQFLGAAEALLFPIDWPEPFGLVMIEAMARGAPVIAYDHGSVREVLVDGLTGFIVNGEEEAAKAVGRLDALSRKTIRDCFDLRFSAVAMARRYIELYDDMLKAGRPALSLACIA, encoded by the coding sequence ATGCGTATCGCCCAAGTATCCCCGCTTTATGAGGCCGTGCCCCCGCGCCTCTATGGCGGCACCGAACGGGTTGTGGCCCATCTTTCCGACGCCCTGGTCGAGCTTGGCCATGACGTCACCCTTTTCGCCAGCGCCGAGGCCCGCACGCGGGCCCGTTTGGCCCCGGTGCGCGACCAGGCTCTGCGCCTGGACCCAGCGCCGCTCAAATCAGACCTCGCGGCGCACATGAGCATGCTGTGGGAAGTCCGGCGACGGGCGCACGAGTTCGACCTGATCCACTTTCATACCGACATGATCCAGTTTGGCATGTTCGCCGACATGCCGGAAAAGACGATCACCACGCTGCACGGCCGCCTGGATCTGAAGGATCTGGCTGGCGTCTATCAACGCTTTTCGCAGTTCGGCGTGGTCTCGATCTCGGACGCCCAACGCACGCCCCTTCCGGACGCCAACTGGCTCGGTACGGTGTTGCACGGCATGCATATCGAGGATGAAGTGTTGCCGGCCGCCGCCGGCGGCTATCTTGCCTTCCTGGGGCGCATCTCGCCCGAGAAGGGGCCAGACCGCGCGATCGATATCGCACGTCGCGTGGGCATGCCGATCAAGTTGGCGGCCAAGGTCGATGATGCTGATCGCGCCTATTTCCACCAGGTCATAGAGCCGTTGCTCTCCGATCCGCTCGTCGAGTTCGTCGGTGAGATCGGTGACCGCGACAAGGCGCAGTTCCTGGGTGCGGCGGAAGCCCTGCTGTTCCCGATCGACTGGCCGGAGCCCTTTGGTCTGGTGATGATCGAGGCCATGGCGCGCGGAGCACCGGTGATCGCTTACGACCATGGCTCGGTCCGGGAGGTCCTGGTCGACGGTCTGACCGGTTTCATCGTCAACGGCGAAGAAGAAGCGGCGAAGGCGGTAGGACGTCTTGACGCGTTGAGCCGAAAGACGATCCGCGATTGCTTTGACCTGCGGTTTTCCGCCGTCGCCATGGCTCGTCGTTACATTGAACTCTATGATGACATGCTTAAGGCCGGGCGTCCGGCGCTGAGCCTGGCCTGCATCGCCTGA